One genomic window of Vibrio parahaemolyticus includes the following:
- the vscS gene encoding SctS family type III secretion system export apparatus subunit VscS — MNPAEIIHFTTQALTLVLFLSLPPILVAALVGTLVSLIQALTQVQEQTLGFVVKLIAVIITLFITTQWLGAELHAFASLALDKIPQIR, encoded by the coding sequence ATGAATCCTGCAGAAATCATCCATTTCACAACGCAAGCACTCACTTTGGTTCTGTTCTTGTCGCTGCCGCCAATTTTAGTCGCAGCATTAGTCGGCACCTTAGTGTCGCTGATCCAAGCACTGACTCAGGTACAAGAGCAAACGTTAGGGTTTGTCGTGAAGCTCATTGCCGTGATCATCACCCTGTTCATCACAACGCAGTGGCTAGGTGCAGAACTGCACGCTTTTGCCTCACTCGCTCTGGATAAAATTCCACAAATACGATGA
- the vscT gene encoding SctT family type III secretion system export apparatus subunit VscT — MSYDDLHQALFLYSLTLPRLMACFIFLPILSKQMLGGAMIRNGVLCSLALFIFPVVNEQALPAETDGLWLIVILGKEVLLGMLIGFVAAIPFWAIEATGFLVDNQRGAAMASMFNPTLGSQSTPTAVLLTQTLITLFFSGGGFVAFIYALFKSYTTWPILGFFPMVTDAWVSFFYDQFQQLMWLGVLMSAPLVLAMFLAEFGLALISRFAPQLNVFFLAMPIKSAIASVLLIVYLGLMMDHFEALFYGITRFGDQLNTIWK; from the coding sequence ATGAGTTACGACGATTTACACCAAGCTTTGTTTCTTTATAGCTTGACGCTGCCAAGGCTCATGGCGTGCTTTATCTTTCTGCCTATTTTGAGCAAACAGATGCTTGGCGGTGCAATGATCCGTAACGGCGTACTTTGCTCACTTGCGTTGTTTATTTTTCCCGTCGTAAACGAGCAAGCATTGCCCGCCGAAACTGACGGCCTTTGGTTGATTGTGATTCTAGGCAAAGAAGTCTTGCTGGGTATGCTGATTGGCTTTGTCGCAGCCATTCCTTTTTGGGCGATTGAAGCCACTGGCTTTTTGGTGGATAACCAACGCGGCGCGGCGATGGCGAGCATGTTCAACCCAACGCTGGGTTCTCAATCCACCCCAACGGCGGTATTACTCACCCAAACGTTGATCACCTTGTTCTTCTCGGGCGGTGGCTTTGTTGCATTTATCTACGCTCTGTTTAAAAGCTACACCACTTGGCCAATACTCGGCTTTTTTCCGATGGTCACGGACGCGTGGGTAAGCTTTTTCTATGATCAGTTTCAACAGTTAATGTGGCTTGGTGTCTTAATGTCGGCGCCACTTGTGCTCGCGATGTTCTTAGCCGAATTTGGCCTTGCGCTGATCAGCCGATTTGCGCCGCAACTCAACGTTTTCTTCTTGGCGATGCCCATCAAAAGTGCCATCGCAAGTGTGTTATTGATCGTCTATCTCGGATTAATGATGGATCACTTTGAAGCACTATTTTATGGCATCACTCGCTTTGGCGATCAGCTCAACACGATTTGGAAATAA
- the vscU gene encoding SctU family type III secretion system export apparatus subunit VscU: MSGEKTEQPTAKKLRDARKKGQVAKSQEIVSSALILALIAVLFAFADYYMSHISALLLLPSELAYQGFQDALIDVAIAIAKEMAYLLAPIILVAALIAIFSNMGQFGFLFSGESIKPDIKKINPVEGAKRIFSLKSVIEFIKSILKVSLLSCIIWVTLRGNINTLMQIPTCGLECVPAVTGVMIKQLMIISSVGFVVIAAADFAYQKFDHTKKLKMSKDEVKREYKEMEGSPEIKSKRRQLHQELQASNQRENVKRSNVLVTNPTHIAVGLYYKKGETPLPVITLMETDAMAKRMIAIAREEGVPVMQKVPLARALYADGNVDQYIPSELIEATAEVLRWLASLESDGTQR; this comes from the coding sequence ATGAGTGGTGAAAAAACCGAACAACCCACCGCCAAAAAGCTCCGCGACGCCCGAAAAAAAGGACAAGTCGCGAAGAGCCAAGAGATCGTCTCTTCGGCGTTAATTCTGGCACTCATCGCCGTGCTGTTTGCCTTTGCCGATTACTACATGTCGCACATCTCTGCCCTACTTTTGCTTCCAAGCGAGCTCGCATATCAAGGCTTTCAAGACGCATTGATCGATGTTGCCATCGCTATCGCCAAAGAGATGGCCTACCTCCTCGCGCCAATTATTTTGGTCGCCGCGCTTATCGCTATTTTTTCTAACATGGGACAGTTTGGTTTTCTTTTTAGTGGCGAGTCCATCAAGCCCGACATTAAGAAAATCAACCCTGTCGAGGGCGCAAAGCGCATCTTCTCGCTAAAAAGCGTCATTGAATTCATCAAGTCGATACTCAAGGTATCTCTGCTTTCCTGCATCATTTGGGTTACGCTGCGGGGCAACATCAACACCTTAATGCAAATTCCAACTTGTGGATTGGAATGTGTCCCTGCGGTGACGGGAGTTATGATTAAACAATTGATGATCATTTCATCGGTTGGTTTTGTCGTGATCGCTGCGGCAGATTTTGCCTACCAGAAGTTTGACCACACGAAGAAGCTCAAAATGAGCAAGGACGAAGTGAAACGTGAATACAAAGAGATGGAAGGCAGCCCGGAAATCAAAAGTAAACGCCGTCAGCTTCATCAAGAACTTCAAGCTTCTAATCAACGCGAAAACGTTAAGCGCTCCAACGTATTAGTAACGAACCCGACTCACATCGCGGTTGGTCTGTACTACAAAAAAGGCGAAACACCGTTGCCTGTCATCACTCTGATGGAAACCGATGCGATGGCTAAACGCATGATTGCAATTGCGCGAGAAGAAGGCGTGCCAGTAATGCAAAAAGTGCCATTAGCGCGTGCGCTTTATGCCGACGGAAACGTTGACCAATACATCCCAAGCGAATTAATTGAAGCCACGGCAGAAGTGCTCCGTTGGCTGGCATCATTGGAATCTGATGG